A genomic window from Exiguobacterium acetylicum DSM 20416 includes:
- the dtd gene encoding D-aminoacyl-tRNA deacylase, with the protein MRVVLQRVKEASVTVDQEVIGQIKQGFLLLVGVTHEDTIDQVNWLADKIAGLRVFEDEEERMNRSLQDVDGQILSVSQFTLYGDVKKGRRPAFTEAAKPDLANALYEAFNERLRAQGLKVETGQFGAMMDIALVNDGPVTLILEKEANA; encoded by the coding sequence ATGCGAGTCGTATTACAACGAGTCAAAGAAGCAAGTGTCACAGTCGATCAGGAGGTCATCGGTCAAATCAAGCAAGGTTTTCTCTTGCTTGTCGGTGTCACGCACGAAGACACGATCGATCAGGTGAACTGGTTAGCTGATAAAATCGCAGGACTCCGTGTGTTCGAAGATGAGGAAGAACGGATGAACCGCTCGTTGCAGGATGTCGACGGTCAGATTCTGTCCGTCTCGCAGTTCACGTTGTATGGTGATGTCAAAAAAGGACGTCGTCCAGCGTTCACGGAAGCAGCGAAACCGGATCTTGCCAACGCGTTGTATGAAGCGTTCAATGAACGTCTTCGCGCGCAAGGACTGAAGGTCGAGACTGGTCAGTTTGGCGCGATGATGGATATCGCGCTCGTCAATGATGGACCGGTGACATTGATTCTTGAAAAAGAAGCAAACGCTTGA
- the hisS gene encoding histidine--tRNA ligase — protein MKLPRGTFDVLPGTVERWQYIEQQLRDISKRYNYKEIRTPIFEETELFKRGVGETTDIVQKEMFMLEKRGKDQLTLRPEGTAAVVRSFVTNKLFGSPNQPTKLFYIGPMFRYERPQAGRFRQLHQYGVEALGSEQPAIDAEVISLAMSIYRSFGLKHLKLVINTLGDNESRAAHRAALVAHFKPVVHELCQDCQNRLETNPLRVLDCKVDRDHPSMATAPSILDYLNPASKAYFDEVLLHLDALGIEYVVDPTLVRGIDYYNHTAFEIMSEAEGFGAITTLCGGGRYNGLVEQIGGPATPGIGFGMGIERLLMALENENVLPAVDDQIDVFIVAQGSDEVEKTATRLLQLMRLEGLVADRDYLGRKFKGQFKAADRLKARYTVILGDEEVERGAAALKNMATGEQTDVPLSAVADTIVAKLKEEAQ, from the coding sequence ATGAAATTACCACGCGGTACGTTTGATGTCCTTCCAGGAACAGTCGAACGCTGGCAGTACATCGAGCAACAATTACGTGACATCAGTAAGCGTTACAACTATAAGGAAATCCGGACACCGATTTTTGAGGAGACAGAACTCTTCAAACGTGGCGTTGGTGAGACGACGGATATCGTTCAAAAAGAAATGTTCATGCTTGAGAAACGCGGAAAAGACCAGTTGACGTTACGCCCAGAAGGAACGGCTGCTGTCGTTCGTTCATTCGTAACGAACAAACTGTTTGGTTCACCGAACCAACCGACGAAATTGTTCTACATCGGACCGATGTTCCGTTATGAACGTCCGCAAGCAGGTCGTTTCCGTCAGCTCCACCAATACGGAGTCGAAGCACTCGGTAGCGAGCAACCGGCGATCGATGCAGAAGTCATCAGTCTCGCGATGAGCATCTACCGGTCATTCGGCTTGAAGCACCTCAAGCTCGTCATCAACACACTCGGGGATAACGAAAGCCGCGCCGCACACCGGGCAGCACTCGTCGCTCACTTCAAACCAGTCGTTCACGAGTTATGTCAGGACTGTCAGAATCGTCTCGAAACGAATCCACTTCGTGTCCTCGACTGTAAGGTCGACCGCGATCACCCGAGCATGGCGACGGCACCATCGATTCTTGATTACTTGAACCCGGCATCAAAAGCCTACTTCGACGAAGTATTGCTTCACTTAGACGCACTCGGCATCGAGTATGTCGTTGATCCGACGCTCGTCCGTGGAATCGATTATTACAATCACACGGCGTTCGAAATCATGTCAGAAGCAGAAGGCTTCGGAGCGATCACGACATTATGTGGTGGTGGACGATACAACGGTCTCGTCGAACAGATCGGTGGACCGGCAACACCGGGAATCGGATTCGGAATGGGTATTGAACGTTTATTGATGGCGCTTGAGAATGAGAATGTCTTACCGGCAGTCGATGATCAAATCGATGTCTTCATCGTCGCGCAAGGCAGTGACGAAGTCGAAAAGACAGCAACACGTCTCTTACAATTGATGCGTCTCGAAGGACTTGTCGCGGATCGGGATTATCTTGGTCGGAAGTTCAAAGGACAATTCAAAGCGGCAGATCGCTTGAAGGCACGCTACACGGTCATCCTCGGGGATGAAGAAGTCGAGCGTGGCGCAGCGGCGCTGAAGAACATGGCTACAGGGGAACAGACGGACGTCCCGTTATCAGCAGTCGCTGATACGATCGTCGCGAAATTAAAGGAGGAAGCACAATGA
- a CDS encoding RelA/SpoT family protein, with product MTNKQIVNVEDLLARCAEYMTQAEVKDIERAYQFAKDEHDGQFRRSGEPYIIHPVQVAGILVDIGLDATTIVAALLHDVVEDTDITLEELTERFGPDVAMLVDGVTKLGKIKYKSKCEELAENHRKMFIAMAEDIRVILIKLADRLHNMRTLQHMVKEKQVQKAEETLEIFAPLAHRLGISTIKWELEDISLRYINPQQYYRIVSMMKQKRTEREALVSSVIEEVNEVLDDVQIAAEVDGRPKHIYSIYNKMQNSKKEFSEIYDLMAVRIIVDSIKDCYAVLGIIHTQYKPMPGRFKDYIAMPKPNMYQSLHTTVIGPKGEPLEVQIRTRDMHFIAEYGIAAHWAYKEGKEQEAKSGFEDKIAHFREILELQKDTADAEEFMESVKVDFFSDMLYVFTPKGDVIELPKGSVPIDYAYRIHTEIGHRTIGAKVNGRMVPIDYKLKTGDIIEIVTSKHSYGPSKDWLKICVSSQAKNKIRQWFKRQQREENVSKGRELIEAEVKKLGFEPKEVINEKTLEDVTRKFNFAQEEDMYAAVGYHGLTAAQVAHKLTEKLRKDKESKNLELNEAISEMKTFDRPKKENPEGVRVKGIDNMLVRMSRCCNPVPGDDIVGYITRGRGVSIHRTDCLNVIHEQNPERLLEVEWEHEGKAVKSYNVEIEISGFDRAGLLNDVLQSVSATNTNIVAVSGKGDDSKQAKITMTIAINNVNHLQKVVDRIKQISDVYAVHRVMMT from the coding sequence ATGACAAACAAACAAATCGTAAATGTAGAAGACCTTCTCGCTCGATGTGCGGAATACATGACGCAAGCTGAAGTCAAAGACATCGAACGGGCTTACCAATTCGCGAAAGACGAACATGATGGGCAATTCCGCCGTTCAGGGGAACCATACATCATTCATCCGGTACAAGTTGCCGGTATCTTAGTCGATATTGGTTTGGATGCAACGACGATCGTCGCTGCGCTTCTTCATGATGTCGTCGAAGATACGGACATTACACTCGAAGAATTAACGGAACGATTCGGTCCTGACGTCGCGATGCTTGTTGATGGCGTCACGAAACTCGGGAAAATCAAATATAAATCAAAGTGTGAAGAGCTTGCTGAGAACCACCGGAAAATGTTCATCGCCATGGCGGAAGATATTCGCGTCATCTTGATCAAACTGGCTGACCGTCTGCACAACATGCGGACGTTGCAACATATGGTCAAGGAAAAGCAGGTGCAAAAGGCGGAAGAGACGCTTGAAATCTTTGCGCCGCTTGCCCATCGTCTCGGGATTTCGACGATCAAGTGGGAACTTGAAGACATCAGTTTGCGTTATATCAATCCACAACAGTACTACCGGATTGTCTCAATGATGAAGCAAAAACGGACGGAACGCGAAGCGCTCGTCAGTTCGGTCATCGAAGAGGTCAACGAAGTACTCGATGATGTACAGATCGCGGCGGAAGTCGATGGACGTCCGAAGCATATTTATTCCATTTATAACAAGATGCAAAATTCGAAAAAAGAGTTCAGTGAAATTTATGACTTAATGGCTGTGCGTATCATCGTCGATTCAATCAAGGATTGTTACGCCGTTCTCGGAATCATTCATACGCAATATAAACCGATGCCGGGACGTTTCAAGGATTATATCGCGATGCCGAAGCCGAACATGTATCAATCGCTGCATACGACGGTCATCGGACCGAAAGGCGAGCCGCTCGAGGTCCAAATTCGGACACGGGACATGCATTTTATTGCCGAGTACGGGATTGCCGCTCACTGGGCGTATAAAGAAGGTAAGGAACAGGAAGCGAAATCAGGCTTTGAGGATAAGATTGCTCATTTCCGTGAAATTCTTGAATTGCAGAAGGATACAGCGGATGCTGAAGAATTCATGGAATCGGTCAAAGTCGACTTCTTTAGTGACATGTTGTACGTCTTTACACCAAAGGGTGACGTCATTGAACTCCCGAAAGGGTCTGTTCCGATTGATTATGCCTACCGGATTCATACAGAGATCGGTCACCGAACGATCGGAGCGAAAGTCAACGGACGGATGGTACCGATTGATTATAAGCTGAAGACAGGTGACATCATTGAAATCGTCACATCAAAACACAGTTATGGTCCAAGTAAGGACTGGCTCAAGATTTGTGTGTCGAGTCAGGCGAAGAACAAGATCCGTCAATGGTTCAAACGTCAGCAACGGGAAGAGAACGTCTCCAAAGGACGGGAACTGATCGAAGCGGAAGTGAAGAAGCTTGGTTTTGAGCCGAAGGAAGTCATCAATGAGAAGACGCTCGAAGACGTGACGCGGAAGTTCAACTTCGCGCAAGAAGAAGATATGTATGCTGCCGTTGGCTATCATGGTCTGACCGCTGCCCAAGTCGCGCACAAATTGACGGAAAAGTTACGCAAAGACAAAGAGTCCAAAAATCTTGAACTGAACGAAGCCATCAGCGAGATGAAGACGTTCGATCGTCCGAAGAAAGAAAATCCAGAAGGTGTTCGTGTCAAAGGCATCGACAACATGCTCGTTCGCATGAGCCGCTGTTGTAATCCGGTACCAGGGGACGATATCGTCGGGTATATCACACGTGGACGGGGTGTCTCGATTCACCGGACGGATTGTTTGAACGTCATTCACGAACAAAATCCAGAGCGCTTGCTCGAAGTCGAGTGGGAACACGAAGGTAAAGCCGTTAAGAGTTACAACGTCGAAATCGAAATTTCAGGATTCGACCGGGCTGGATTACTGAACGATGTCCTGCAGTCGGTATCTGCGACGAATACGAACATCGTCGCCGTCAGCGGGAAAGGCGACGACAGTAAGCAAGCCAAAATCACGATGACGATCGCGATCAACAACGTCAATCATTTACAGAAAGTCGTCGATCGGATCAAACAAATCTCTGACGTGTATGCTGTACATCGCGTCATGATGACGTAA
- a CDS encoding DNA-3-methyladenine glycosylase, which produces MERQFFERSPVEVGPDFLGTQITVDEVTMRIVEVEAYLGPHDQAAHSFSGKPTKRTAPMFGPPGHLYVYFTYGMHHCMNIVCGHEGEGYGLLLRGAEIIKGHDRVAERRFGCSYAELTAVQRRNLVNGPAKLCQGFGLTTADSGQDLYQARFRLVADPVDAIVQTTRIGIPNAGEATAYPWRFYVEASEGVSKR; this is translated from the coding sequence ATGGAACGACAGTTTTTTGAGCGCTCACCGGTTGAAGTCGGTCCAGATTTCTTAGGAACACAGATCACCGTCGATGAGGTGACGATGCGGATCGTCGAAGTCGAAGCCTATCTTGGTCCTCACGATCAAGCCGCTCATTCGTTTTCCGGGAAACCTACGAAACGGACGGCACCAATGTTCGGTCCACCGGGACATCTCTATGTTTATTTCACATATGGTATGCATCATTGCATGAACATCGTTTGTGGTCACGAAGGGGAAGGATACGGACTGTTGTTACGAGGTGCCGAAATCATCAAGGGTCATGATCGGGTCGCTGAACGTCGTTTTGGTTGTTCCTACGCAGAGTTGACAGCGGTGCAACGACGCAATCTCGTCAATGGACCAGCGAAACTGTGCCAAGGGTTCGGTCTAACGACAGCTGATTCAGGTCAAGATCTTTATCAAGCCCGTTTTCGACTCGTTGCTGACCCGGTCGATGCAATCGTCCAGACGACTCGCATCGGTATCCCGAATGCAGGAGAAGCGACAGCCTATCCATGGCGGTTCTATGTAGAGGCGAGTGAGGGTGTCAGTAAACGTTAA
- the aspS gene encoding aspartate--tRNA ligase, whose amino-acid sequence MIGRTHMNGQVTEEVIGQHVQLKGWVQKRRDLGGLIFLDLRDRSGIVQIVFQPENEQAHRLAESIRSEYVLDIKGHVIARENPNPNIPTGQVEVVADEVVILNAAKMTPFPISEEAEQTSEDLRLKYRYLDLRRPSLQETFRLRSKASNIMRNFLDEQDFLEVETPILTKSTPEGARDYLVPSRVHPGEFYALPQSPQLFKQLLMVSGFERYFQIARCFRDEDLRADRQPEFTQVDIETSFMDIEDLYAMMESMMTRVMKETLGKDIVTPFPRMPYAEAMSRYGSDKPDTRFGLELIDVAEAVKGAGFKVFDMALEAGGEVKALNVKGAAERFSRKDIDKLQEFTAIYGAKGLAWVKVTAEGLNGPIAKFFDEEATARLTAATDAEAGDLLLFVAAKASIVADSLGALRQKLAKELDLIDESVFNFLWVTDFPLVTYEEEDGRFYANHHPFTMPRREDLELLETDPGKVLAVAYDLVLNGYELGGGSQRIYERDIQERMFKLLGFTEEEANEQFGFLMEAFEYGTPPHAGIALGLDRLVMLLAGRSNLRDTIAFPKTASASDLLTAAPSPVSDAQLNDLSIRTAVKQS is encoded by the coding sequence ATGATCGGACGCACGCATATGAACGGTCAGGTGACGGAAGAAGTCATCGGACAACACGTTCAACTTAAAGGATGGGTTCAAAAACGACGTGACTTAGGAGGATTGATCTTCCTAGATCTCCGCGACCGTAGCGGCATCGTCCAAATCGTCTTCCAACCGGAAAACGAGCAGGCACACCGTCTTGCGGAATCAATTCGTTCGGAGTATGTCCTCGATATCAAAGGGCACGTCATCGCTCGTGAGAATCCGAACCCGAACATTCCGACTGGACAAGTCGAAGTCGTCGCGGATGAAGTCGTCATCTTGAACGCAGCGAAGATGACACCATTCCCAATCAGTGAAGAAGCAGAGCAGACGTCAGAAGATTTACGTCTCAAATACCGTTATCTTGACTTGCGTCGTCCATCGCTCCAAGAGACATTCCGTCTCCGTTCGAAAGCATCGAACATCATGCGGAACTTCCTTGATGAGCAAGACTTCCTAGAAGTCGAGACACCAATCCTAACGAAATCAACACCAGAAGGCGCACGTGACTATCTCGTACCAAGTCGTGTTCACCCAGGTGAGTTCTACGCCTTGCCACAATCGCCACAATTGTTCAAACAATTGCTGATGGTATCTGGTTTTGAGCGGTACTTCCAAATTGCGCGTTGTTTCCGTGACGAAGACTTACGGGCAGACCGTCAACCTGAATTCACGCAAGTCGACATCGAGACGAGCTTCATGGACATCGAAGACTTGTATGCGATGATGGAGTCAATGATGACGCGTGTCATGAAAGAAACGCTTGGCAAAGATATCGTGACACCATTCCCACGGATGCCGTATGCAGAAGCGATGAGCCGGTATGGCTCGGATAAACCGGATACGCGCTTCGGTCTCGAATTGATTGATGTCGCAGAAGCCGTCAAAGGGGCAGGATTCAAAGTATTCGATATGGCATTAGAAGCAGGTGGCGAAGTCAAAGCCTTGAACGTCAAAGGTGCAGCTGAGCGCTTCTCGCGTAAAGACATCGATAAGTTACAAGAATTCACGGCGATCTACGGTGCAAAAGGTCTCGCTTGGGTCAAAGTGACAGCGGAAGGATTGAACGGTCCGATTGCGAAGTTCTTCGACGAAGAAGCAACCGCTCGCTTGACAGCGGCGACAGATGCAGAAGCAGGCGACTTGTTATTGTTCGTCGCAGCAAAAGCATCGATCGTAGCAGACAGCTTAGGTGCGCTCCGTCAGAAGTTAGCGAAGGAACTCGACTTGATCGATGAGTCAGTCTTCAATTTCCTTTGGGTGACAGACTTCCCACTCGTCACGTACGAAGAAGAAGATGGTCGTTTCTACGCGAACCACCACCCGTTCACGATGCCACGTCGTGAAGATCTCGAATTGCTCGAGACGGATCCTGGAAAAGTCCTCGCAGTCGCGTATGACCTCGTCTTGAACGGATACGAGCTCGGCGGTGGATCACAACGGATCTATGAACGGGATATCCAAGAGCGGATGTTCAAATTGCTTGGCTTCACAGAAGAAGAAGCAAACGAGCAATTCGGCTTCTTGATGGAAGCATTCGAATACGGAACACCACCACATGCGGGTATCGCACTCGGTCTAGACCGTCTCGTCATGTTACTTGCAGGACGTTCGAACTTGCGTGATACGATTGCCTTCCCGAAAACAGCATCAGCAAGTGATCTGTTGACGGCAGCACCAAGCCCAGTCTCGGATGCGCAATTAAATGATCTCTCGATTCGAACAGCAGTTAAACAATCTTAA